A region of the Candidatus Pelagibacter ubique HTCC1062 genome:
CAAAAGAATTAAGTGAACTGAATAATCAAAATTCATCTGACTTAGAGAAACTCAATAAATCAAAAATGGCAAATGGAGAAACAGTTGAAGATAGCCTTGTTGCATTAATTGCAAAAATGGGAGAAAAGATAACACTTGGTAAAGCAAAAACATTTAGCCAACCAGGTTCTAAAAACTTTAATTATTTGCATACTGTAGTTAAAGATAATTTGTCTAAATTATCAGTCATAACTTCACTTGAGACCTCAAACGATAGTGAAGATGTTAAAGCTTTTGGTAAACAACTTTCAATGCATATTGCAGCTTCAAATCCTTTGGCACTAAGTTCAGATTTAATTGATAAAGATCTTCTTCAAAAAGAACAGGATCTTGTTGCTGAAGAGTTAAAAAACTCAGGAAAACCTGAGGATATTGCACAAAAGATTAGTTTAGGTAAAATGAATAAATTTAAAGAAGAAAATGCCTTATTAACACA
Encoded here:
- the tsf gene encoding translation elongation factor Ts, which produces MSDIEKVKQLREATGAGFKDCNLAIKESGGDLDKAVEILRVKGISKASKKMSRDAKEGVIATSGDENKISIIEINCETDFVAKNDDFVSFAKELSELNNQNSSDLEKLNKSKMANGETVEDSLVALIAKMGEKITLGKAKTFSQPGSKNFNYLHTVVKDNLSKLSVITSLETSNDSEDVKAFGKQLSMHIAASNPLALSSDLIDKDLLQKEQDLVAEELKNSGKPEDIAQKISLGKMNKFKEENALLTQAWVMEPKKKVQDIIKELNIPDLKINNFLRIKIGE